A section of the Verrucomicrobium sp. GAS474 genome encodes:
- the gpmI gene encoding 2,3-bisphosphoglycerate-independent phosphoglycerate mutase, translated as MSTSPAPHRPVALIIRDGWGISPASGNDHQSPAAVKEGNSTLLAKTPFHDHLYATYPQSRLSASGLDVGLPEGQMGNSEVGHLNLGAGRIVYQDLTRINKAIADGEFAKNPVLAAFLADLKAKNGALHLFGLLSDGGVHSSQEHLYAFIEAAKAAGIAQVYVHAFLDGRDTPPSSGLGYVKALQAQLARIGHGTLATMIGRYFAMDRDNRWERVKQAYDLVVSGIGAKAADPIAAIEAAYAAGKTDEFFPATVLVDHPRPLIADGDAILFTNFRSDRARQLSHVFLDPEFKGFETGKVPRVAFATMTAYDATFGARGVKVLYGPQSMKNILGEVVSAAGKTQLRMAETEKYPHVTYFFNGGVEIAYPGEDREMAASPKVATYDLQPEMSAPELTGKVLARLDTGKYDLLILNFANPDMVGHTGIVEAGIKAVEEIDRDVEKVVNKILSLGGAVLVTADHGNCERLIAEDGTPHTAHTTNLVHFLYVGADHESVELKNGVLADVAPTLLDLLGVPQPAEMTGHSLIVRK; from the coding sequence ATGTCCACCTCCCCCGCCCCCCACCGCCCCGTAGCCCTCATCATCCGCGACGGCTGGGGCATCAGCCCCGCCAGCGGCAACGACCACCAGTCCCCCGCGGCGGTGAAGGAGGGGAACTCGACCCTCCTCGCGAAGACCCCCTTCCACGACCACCTCTACGCCACCTACCCCCAGAGCCGCCTCAGCGCCTCGGGCCTCGACGTCGGCCTCCCCGAGGGCCAGATGGGGAACAGCGAGGTCGGCCACCTGAACCTCGGCGCGGGCCGCATCGTCTACCAGGACCTCACCCGGATCAACAAGGCGATCGCCGACGGCGAGTTCGCGAAGAACCCCGTCCTCGCCGCCTTCCTCGCCGACCTCAAGGCGAAGAACGGCGCCCTCCACCTCTTCGGCCTCCTCTCCGACGGCGGTGTCCACTCCAGCCAGGAGCACCTCTACGCCTTCATCGAGGCGGCGAAGGCGGCGGGCATCGCGCAGGTCTACGTCCACGCCTTCCTCGACGGCCGGGACACGCCCCCCTCCAGCGGCCTCGGCTACGTGAAGGCCCTGCAAGCGCAGCTCGCCCGGATCGGCCACGGCACCCTCGCCACGATGATCGGCCGCTACTTCGCCATGGACCGGGACAACCGCTGGGAGCGGGTGAAGCAGGCCTACGACCTCGTCGTCTCCGGCATCGGCGCGAAGGCGGCCGATCCGATCGCCGCCATCGAGGCCGCCTACGCCGCCGGGAAGACCGACGAGTTCTTCCCCGCCACCGTCCTCGTCGACCACCCCCGCCCCCTCATCGCCGACGGCGACGCGATCCTCTTCACGAACTTCCGCTCCGACCGCGCCCGGCAGCTCTCCCACGTCTTCCTCGATCCCGAGTTCAAGGGCTTCGAGACCGGGAAGGTCCCCCGGGTCGCCTTCGCCACGATGACTGCGTACGACGCCACCTTCGGCGCGCGCGGCGTGAAGGTCCTCTACGGGCCGCAGAGCATGAAGAACATCCTCGGCGAGGTCGTCAGCGCGGCGGGCAAGACCCAGCTCCGCATGGCCGAGACCGAGAAATATCCCCACGTCACCTACTTCTTCAACGGCGGCGTCGAGATCGCCTACCCCGGCGAGGACCGGGAGATGGCCGCCTCCCCGAAGGTCGCCACCTACGACCTCCAGCCCGAGATGAGCGCCCCGGAGCTGACCGGCAAGGTCCTCGCCCGGCTCGACACCGGGAAGTACGACCTCCTCATCCTGAACTTCGCCAACCCCGACATGGTCGGCCACACCGGCATCGTCGAGGCCGGAATCAAGGCCGTCGAGGAGATCGACCGCGACGTCGAGAAGGTCGTGAACAAGATCCTCTCCCTCGGCGGGGCCGTCCTCGTCACCGCCGACCACGGCAACTGCGAGCGCCTCATCGCCGAAGACGGCACCCCCCACACCGCCCACACGACGAACCTCGTCCACTTCCTCTACGTCGGAGCCGATCATGAATCGGTCGAATTGAAGAACGGCGTCCTGGCCGACGTCGCCCCGACTCTCCTCGACCTCCTCGGCGTGCCGCAACCGGCAGAAATGACGGGGCATAGCCTGATCGTGCGGAAGTAG
- the purB gene encoding adenylosuccinate lyase, whose protein sequence is MIARYSRPEMTAIWEEKTKLDHWLEIEVLAVEGMAKIGQIPAADAKTVRAKATYRAAQVHENEKRTNHDVLAFLEEVAHHVGPAGRWIHQGLTSSDLLDTTLALQLVAAADILLADLKSLRKTVAAKAKKYALVPMIGRSHGIHAEPLTYGLKLALMYDEFGRSITRLQEARAQIAVGKLSGAVGTHAHLDPRVETYVCKKLKLKAADLSTQTLQRDRHAHFMTTLALIASSVDRWATEFRHLQRTEVLEVEEYFAPGQKGSSAMPHKRNPITGEKLSGLSRLIRGHAVAALENVALWHERDISHSSVERIIFPDATIALDYMLVLLDKMIERQIVYPENMKRNMELTKGLYGSQSILLALTDKGAARRDAYEAVQSAAMDCWRTQEPFIGHVKKSATIAKYLSPKEIEIACSPAKHFRHVKSTFKKLGITK, encoded by the coding sequence ATGATCGCACGCTATTCGCGGCCGGAAATGACGGCCATTTGGGAAGAAAAGACCAAACTCGACCATTGGCTCGAGATCGAGGTCCTCGCCGTCGAGGGGATGGCCAAGATCGGCCAGATCCCGGCCGCCGACGCCAAGACCGTCCGAGCCAAGGCCACCTACCGCGCCGCCCAGGTCCACGAGAACGAAAAGCGGACGAACCACGACGTCCTCGCCTTCCTCGAAGAAGTCGCCCACCACGTCGGCCCCGCCGGGCGCTGGATCCACCAGGGCCTCACCTCGTCCGACCTCCTCGACACCACCCTCGCCCTCCAGCTCGTCGCCGCCGCCGACATCCTCCTCGCCGACCTGAAGAGCCTCCGCAAGACCGTCGCCGCCAAGGCGAAGAAATACGCCCTCGTCCCGATGATCGGCCGTTCCCACGGCATCCACGCGGAGCCCCTCACCTACGGGCTGAAGCTCGCCCTCATGTACGACGAGTTCGGCCGCTCCATCACCCGCCTCCAGGAGGCCCGCGCCCAGATCGCCGTCGGAAAGCTCTCCGGGGCCGTCGGCACCCACGCCCACCTCGATCCCCGCGTCGAGACCTACGTCTGCAAGAAGCTGAAACTGAAGGCCGCCGACCTCAGCACCCAGACCCTCCAGCGGGACCGGCACGCCCACTTCATGACGACCCTCGCGCTCATCGCCTCGAGCGTCGACCGCTGGGCCACCGAATTCCGCCACCTCCAGCGGACCGAGGTCCTCGAGGTCGAGGAATACTTCGCCCCCGGGCAGAAGGGGAGCAGCGCCATGCCCCACAAGCGGAACCCGATCACCGGGGAAAAACTGAGCGGCCTCTCCCGCCTCATCCGCGGCCACGCCGTCGCCGCCCTGGAGAACGTCGCCCTCTGGCACGAGCGGGACATCTCCCACTCCTCCGTCGAGCGGATCATCTTCCCCGACGCCACGATCGCCCTCGACTACATGCTCGTCCTCCTCGACAAGATGATCGAGCGCCAGATCGTCTACCCGGAGAACATGAAGCGGAACATGGAGCTCACGAAGGGCCTCTACGGCTCCCAGAGCATCCTCCTCGCGCTGACCGACAAGGGGGCCGCCCGCCGCGACGCCTACGAGGCCGTCCAGAGCGCCGCCATGGACTGCTGGCGGACCCAGGAGCCCTTCATCGGCCACGTGAAGAAGTCGGCGACCATCGCGAAGTACCTTTCCCCGAAGGAAATCGAGATCGCCTGCTCCCCGGCCAAACACTTCCGCCACGTCAAATCGACCTTCAAGAAACTCGGTATCACCAAATAA
- the rimO gene encoding 30S ribosomal protein S12 methylthiotransferase RimO, with product MSPSSALPTPAAPVPDVIRVGLLSLGCAKNLVDSEIMIGHLNQAGMAMTANAEEADVLIVNTCSFIDASKEESINAIFEANKERGMSKRRKGQKLIVAGCMAQRFSKDLPGIMPEVDAFIGLDQVTKIVPIIEQIFGLPSRKKSTATPPPSFIEGKSTYIPDFDTPRIRLTPKHTAYVKIAEGCNHPCTFCIIPQIRGKHRSRTIASVVAEVRQLVAAGVREVNLISQDTTYFGMDRWEQKAGPRQQIDSSRGETLCDLLAALQEIEGDFWIRLLYTHPAHWSDELIAVIARSNKVARYIDIPLQHIAQNMLEKMQRETSEQYIRDLVARIRKGIPGVTVRTTFIVGFPGETDADFETLLGFIEESRFDRLGVFRYSQEEGTRAAKMDGQLSDKVKQSRWNRAMALQKELAGQVGGQFVGKKLRVLVEAPGIARSEGDAPEVDGQVFVDPALPVSEFATVTIAEAHDYDLIAQGSDPAQVAATAASEIEMTA from the coding sequence ATGAGCCCCTCTTCCGCCCTTCCCACTCCTGCCGCCCCCGTTCCCGACGTGATCCGCGTCGGCCTCCTCTCCCTCGGCTGCGCGAAGAACCTCGTCGATTCGGAGATCATGATCGGCCACCTGAACCAGGCCGGGATGGCGATGACCGCGAACGCCGAGGAGGCCGACGTCCTCATCGTCAACACCTGCTCCTTCATCGACGCCTCGAAGGAGGAGAGCATCAACGCGATCTTCGAGGCGAACAAGGAGCGGGGCATGAGCAAGCGGCGCAAGGGCCAGAAGCTCATCGTCGCCGGGTGCATGGCGCAGCGTTTCTCGAAGGACCTCCCCGGGATCATGCCCGAGGTCGACGCCTTCATCGGCCTCGACCAGGTGACGAAGATCGTCCCGATCATCGAGCAGATCTTCGGCCTTCCCTCCCGGAAGAAATCGACGGCGACGCCGCCCCCGAGCTTCATCGAGGGGAAGTCGACCTACATCCCCGACTTCGACACGCCCCGCATCCGCCTCACGCCGAAGCACACCGCCTACGTGAAGATCGCCGAGGGGTGCAACCATCCCTGCACCTTCTGCATCATCCCCCAGATCCGGGGGAAGCACCGGAGCCGGACGATTGCCTCGGTGGTCGCCGAGGTTCGGCAGCTCGTCGCCGCGGGCGTCCGCGAGGTGAACCTCATCTCACAGGACACGACCTACTTCGGCATGGACCGCTGGGAGCAGAAGGCCGGTCCCCGCCAGCAGATCGATTCGAGCCGGGGGGAGACCCTCTGCGACCTCCTCGCCGCCCTCCAGGAGATCGAGGGCGATTTCTGGATCCGACTCCTCTACACCCACCCCGCCCACTGGAGCGACGAGCTGATCGCCGTCATCGCCCGCTCGAACAAGGTGGCCCGCTACATCGACATCCCGCTCCAGCACATCGCCCAGAACATGTTGGAGAAGATGCAGCGCGAGACCTCGGAACAGTATATCCGCGACCTCGTCGCCCGCATCCGCAAGGGGATCCCCGGCGTCACCGTCCGGACGACCTTCATCGTCGGCTTCCCCGGCGAGACCGACGCCGATTTCGAGACCCTCCTCGGCTTCATCGAGGAATCGCGCTTTGACCGCCTCGGCGTCTTCCGCTACTCCCAGGAGGAGGGGACCCGCGCCGCGAAGATGGACGGGCAGCTTTCCGACAAGGTGAAGCAGTCCCGCTGGAACCGCGCCATGGCCCTCCAGAAGGAGCTGGCCGGGCAGGTCGGCGGGCAGTTCGTCGGGAAGAAGCTCCGCGTCCTCGTCGAGGCCCCCGGCATCGCCCGTTCCGAGGGGGACGCGCCGGAGGTCGACGGGCAGGTCTTCGTCGATCCCGCGCTCCCGGTCTCCGAGTTCGCGACGGTGACGATCGCCGAGGCCCACGATTACGACCTGATCGCGCAGGGCTCCGATCCCGCGCAGGTCGCCGCGACCGCCGCCTCCGAAATCGAGATGACGGCCTAG
- the pgsA gene encoding CDP-diacylglycerol--glycerol-3-phosphate 3-phosphatidyltransferase — protein MAKPLRFTLNLPNQLSLGRLVLCAFFVAALSIDFSFRYTVALAIFVVASLTDWLDGYIARKQNIVTDLGKLLDPLADKILVSAAFVGMIGDDYGAPMWMVVTIIAREFLITGLRIVAANRGYLLAAEKAGKHKTISQMVFVIVSLFLAATLEMSIPDGPIITFLDYIQPALLWIALGITLLSGWIYFWKNRGLFAVEDEVEEKKGDAPAPSPAAPVKEPAFKEWQAVVTSLGAGRQALILRKGGIAEGKSGFSVKHRRFWLLPTRFHQQGEKLLAERLPAGAIVTGGFEEVPASGVDTVRVEFFAEVTHVAYLTEWSAVAALAPFHPWKEEVIRERFEWKEPGIHAFLVRVRRLREPKEIVWEKGFDGCKSWVEVPVAFSSADPVLDEAAYRAIVGEIGAALPGTALAEI, from the coding sequence ATGGCCAAGCCGCTTCGCTTCACCCTGAATCTGCCGAACCAGCTCTCGCTCGGGCGGCTCGTCCTCTGCGCGTTCTTCGTCGCCGCGCTGAGCATCGACTTCTCCTTCCGCTACACCGTCGCCCTCGCCATCTTCGTCGTGGCGAGCCTCACCGACTGGCTCGACGGCTACATCGCCCGGAAGCAGAACATCGTCACCGACCTCGGGAAGCTCCTCGACCCGCTGGCCGACAAGATCCTGGTCAGCGCCGCCTTCGTCGGGATGATCGGGGACGACTACGGCGCGCCGATGTGGATGGTGGTCACGATCATCGCCCGGGAGTTCCTCATCACCGGCCTCCGCATCGTCGCGGCGAACCGGGGATACCTACTCGCCGCCGAGAAGGCCGGGAAGCACAAGACGATCTCGCAGATGGTCTTCGTGATCGTCTCCCTCTTCCTCGCCGCCACGCTCGAGATGAGCATCCCCGACGGCCCGATCATCACCTTCCTCGATTACATCCAGCCCGCCCTCCTCTGGATCGCCCTCGGCATCACCCTCCTTTCGGGGTGGATCTATTTCTGGAAGAACCGGGGACTCTTTGCCGTCGAGGACGAGGTCGAGGAGAAGAAGGGGGACGCCCCCGCGCCCTCTCCCGCCGCTCCCGTCAAGGAGCCCGCCTTCAAGGAATGGCAGGCCGTCGTCACCTCCCTCGGCGCGGGCCGCCAGGCCCTCATCCTTCGCAAGGGCGGGATCGCCGAGGGGAAGAGCGGCTTCTCGGTGAAGCACCGCCGTTTCTGGCTCCTCCCGACCCGGTTCCATCAGCAGGGGGAGAAGCTCCTGGCCGAGCGGCTCCCCGCCGGGGCCATCGTCACGGGCGGCTTCGAGGAAGTCCCCGCCTCGGGCGTCGACACGGTGCGGGTCGAGTTCTTTGCCGAAGTCACCCACGTCGCCTACCTCACCGAGTGGAGCGCCGTCGCCGCCCTCGCCCCCTTCCATCCGTGGAAGGAAGAGGTGATCCGGGAGCGGTTCGAGTGGAAGGAGCCGGGCATCCACGCCTTCCTCGTCCGGGTCCGCCGCCTCCGGGAGCCGAAGGAGATCGTCTGGGAGAAGGGCTTCGACGGGTGCAAGTCGTGGGTCGAGGTCCCCGTCGCCTTCTCGTCCGCCGATCCGGTTTTGGACGAGGCCGCCTATCGTGCTATCGTCGGGGAGATCGGCGCGGCGTTGCCTGGAACGGCACTTGCTGAAATTTAA
- the rpiB gene encoding ribose 5-phosphate isomerase B: MKISIGSDHAGFRYKEAIKAHLEGKGHEVLDFGTHSDASCDYPVYIRPAAEAVAKGEAVCGIVLGGSGNGEAIVANKVKGIRCAVCFSLDTAKWAKGHNNANVISIGERTVSQELALQIVDAWLATEFEGGRHLNRINQIEG, from the coding sequence ATGAAAATTTCCATCGGCTCCGACCACGCCGGCTTCCGCTACAAGGAGGCCATCAAAGCTCACCTCGAAGGCAAGGGCCATGAGGTCCTCGACTTCGGGACCCATTCCGACGCCTCGTGCGATTATCCGGTCTACATCCGTCCCGCCGCCGAGGCGGTGGCGAAGGGTGAGGCCGTCTGCGGCATCGTCCTGGGCGGCTCCGGCAACGGCGAGGCGATCGTCGCGAACAAGGTGAAGGGGATCCGCTGCGCGGTCTGCTTCTCCCTCGACACCGCGAAGTGGGCCAAGGGCCACAACAACGCGAACGTCATCTCCATCGGAGAGCGGACGGTGAGCCAGGAACTGGCCCTCCAGATCGTCGACGCGTGGCTGGCGACCGAGTTCGAGGGGGGACGCCACCTCAACCGGATCAACCAGATCGAGGGGTAG
- a CDS encoding DJ-1 family glyoxalase III → MSKTALVILAPGFEEIEAIATIDLLRRAGVEVTVAGTIPGILIASRKTRHLADIDLSDVIEHLYDLIVLPGGNDGVAHLKIDGRVKAIVERQIVAGRLLGMICAAPTLLLEWGFLPGEKVICHPSVQSQFPPERLAAGERVVTAANGNLITSLAAGSAVEFGYALVGRLLGPEAVEAVNGGVCAKLS, encoded by the coding sequence ATGAGCAAGACCGCCCTGGTGATTCTGGCCCCCGGCTTCGAGGAGATCGAGGCCATCGCGACGATCGATCTCCTCCGCCGCGCCGGAGTCGAGGTGACCGTCGCCGGGACGATCCCCGGCATCCTCATCGCCTCGCGGAAAACCCGGCACCTGGCCGACATCGACCTCAGCGACGTCATCGAGCACCTTTACGACCTCATCGTCCTCCCGGGCGGCAACGACGGCGTCGCCCACCTGAAGATCGACGGGCGGGTGAAGGCGATCGTCGAGCGGCAGATCGTCGCGGGGCGGCTGCTGGGAATGATCTGCGCGGCCCCGACGCTCCTCCTCGAGTGGGGCTTCCTGCCCGGCGAGAAGGTGATCTGCCATCCTTCGGTCCAATCCCAGTTCCCCCCGGAGCGGCTCGCCGCCGGAGAGCGCGTCGTCACCGCGGCGAACGGGAACCTCATCACCAGCCTCGCGGCTGGGAGCGCGGTCGAGTTCGGCTACGCCCTCGTCGGGCGGCTGCTCGGGCCCGAGGCGGTGGAGGCCGTGAACGGCGGTGTCTGCGCGAAGCTCTCTTAA
- a CDS encoding VOC family protein has product MANKNPLIGGGFHHVAVKVVDFDAAVAFYTKLGFTEKVSWGEGDGRAVMLDTGDGNYVEVFAGGKPGAVSDGIIHFAIRTPDTDAAHKLALSLGAVETMAPTTVPVKNTSKAGLPAEVPFRISFVRAPGGESIEFFQNELT; this is encoded by the coding sequence ATGGCGAACAAGAATCCCCTCATCGGCGGCGGTTTTCATCACGTGGCGGTCAAGGTCGTCGATTTCGACGCCGCCGTCGCGTTCTACACGAAGCTCGGCTTCACCGAGAAGGTCTCCTGGGGCGAGGGGGACGGCCGCGCCGTGATGCTCGATACCGGGGACGGAAATTACGTCGAGGTCTTCGCGGGCGGCAAGCCCGGGGCGGTCTCCGACGGGATCATCCACTTCGCGATCCGGACGCCCGACACCGACGCGGCCCACAAGCTCGCCCTCTCCCTCGGCGCGGTCGAGACGATGGCCCCCACGACGGTGCCGGTGAAGAACACGAGCAAGGCGGGGCTGCCCGCCGAGGTCCCGTTCCGCATCTCGTTCGTCCGCGCCCCCGGCGGGGAGAGCATCGAGTTCTTCCAGAACGAGTTGACCTAG
- a CDS encoding response regulator: MKKENPTILMVEDDPNDQFLMTRGFRKVGVTTPIHIVNNGLEAIAYMMGEGQYADRSRFAYPTFVMTDLKMPEADGFAVLEFLMGNPEWAVIPTIVFSGSADQDDIKKAYMLGASSYHVKPSSPDDLAHQLEVLHSYWITCEVPAVDRTGKQLHTESHGKLGERFEQPGDEKGPEATPDAPHPIPPEGI; encoded by the coding sequence ATGAAAAAAGAAAACCCCACGATCCTGATGGTGGAGGACGATCCCAACGACCAATTCCTGATGACTCGAGGCTTCAGGAAAGTCGGCGTCACGACCCCCATTCACATCGTGAACAACGGCCTGGAGGCGATCGCCTACATGATGGGGGAGGGCCAATACGCCGACCGGAGCCGTTTCGCCTATCCCACGTTCGTGATGACCGACTTGAAAATGCCGGAGGCCGACGGCTTCGCGGTCCTCGAGTTTCTCATGGGAAATCCCGAATGGGCCGTGATTCCGACAATTGTTTTCTCGGGATCGGCCGATCAGGACGACATCAAAAAAGCCTACATGCTCGGCGCCAGCTCCTATCATGTGAAGCCGTCCTCTCCCGACGATCTCGCCCACCAGCTGGAGGTGCTCCATTCCTATTGGATCACCTGCGAGGTACCCGCCGTCGATCGGACGGGCAAGCAGCTCCATACCGAGAGTCACGGCAAACTCGGAGAACGCTTCGAGCAACCCGGTGACGAGAAGGGACCCGAAGCAACTCCCGACGCCCCCCATCCGATTCCTCCCGAAGGAATCTGA
- a CDS encoding SPFH domain-containing protein: protein MDSNTILIIGVSVVALILLLIALVCYKAILRLFGVVIIPNDAIGLLNKKWVLFGEHRSLPDGEIIALHGEAGWQADTLSPGVHFWLWPWQFAVSIQPFTTVRGGKVGVVEARGGNPLRGGKVLAKKVACDSFQNARAFLTDGGERGTQITIIPPGDYRINTALFTITEADVLDIPDNMVGVVTTKEGFPLATGDIAGKEIENHNMYQDAQSFLDNGGSKGLQEQVLLAGRYFINPAFARIELKPMTEVPIAYAGVVIAYVGEKGVDLSGDSFKHGNLVGRGQKGVWAEPLDPGKYPINPYTHKVENVPTANVVLNWATGKSESHKLDEKLSTITVRSSDGFRFNLDVSQIIHIPRNAAPKVIARFGNMANLVTQVLEPTIGNYFRNAAQGADVIDFLKQRQQRQADARSRIAGALTEYDVVAVDTLIGDIVPPEDLMKTLTDRKIAEQETVTYQTQKVAEDNRMAFQQAKSLADTQARVVDAERSVSIADFAAKAAVKKASGEADAKKINAAADAEVLSLVGDAEGRKITAVGTAEAEVIRLKTEAVGQGNYATIEIGKALAASGMPLVPHITVAGGGEKGEGGSLVSVLLANLIAKDHPAQPRVIPPAPSA, encoded by the coding sequence ATGGACTCGAACACGATCCTCATCATTGGCGTCTCCGTCGTAGCCCTGATCCTCCTCCTCATCGCCCTGGTCTGCTACAAGGCGATCCTCCGCCTCTTCGGCGTCGTCATCATCCCGAACGACGCCATCGGCCTGCTCAACAAGAAGTGGGTCCTCTTCGGCGAGCACCGCAGCCTCCCCGACGGCGAGATCATCGCCCTCCACGGCGAGGCGGGCTGGCAGGCGGACACCCTCTCCCCCGGCGTCCACTTCTGGCTCTGGCCCTGGCAGTTCGCCGTCAGCATCCAGCCCTTCACCACCGTCCGCGGCGGCAAGGTCGGCGTCGTCGAGGCCCGCGGCGGCAACCCCCTGCGGGGTGGCAAGGTCCTGGCGAAGAAAGTCGCCTGCGACTCGTTCCAGAACGCCCGCGCCTTCCTCACCGACGGCGGCGAGCGCGGCACCCAGATCACCATCATCCCGCCCGGCGACTACCGGATCAACACCGCCCTCTTCACGATCACCGAGGCCGACGTCCTCGACATCCCCGACAACATGGTCGGCGTCGTCACCACGAAGGAAGGCTTCCCCCTCGCCACCGGCGACATCGCGGGGAAGGAGATCGAGAACCACAACATGTACCAGGACGCCCAGTCGTTCCTCGACAATGGCGGCTCGAAGGGCCTCCAGGAGCAGGTCCTCCTCGCGGGCCGCTACTTCATCAATCCCGCCTTCGCCCGGATCGAGCTGAAGCCGATGACCGAAGTCCCCATCGCCTACGCGGGCGTCGTCATCGCCTACGTCGGGGAAAAGGGGGTCGACCTCTCGGGAGACAGCTTCAAGCACGGCAACCTCGTCGGCCGCGGCCAGAAGGGCGTCTGGGCGGAGCCCCTCGACCCCGGCAAGTACCCGATCAACCCCTATACCCACAAGGTCGAGAACGTCCCGACGGCCAACGTCGTCCTGAACTGGGCGACCGGTAAGAGCGAGTCCCACAAGCTCGACGAGAAGCTCTCCACCATCACCGTCCGCTCCTCCGACGGCTTCCGCTTCAACCTCGACGTCTCGCAGATCATCCACATCCCGCGCAACGCCGCCCCGAAGGTCATCGCCCGCTTCGGCAACATGGCGAACCTCGTCACCCAGGTCCTCGAGCCGACGATCGGCAACTACTTCCGCAACGCCGCCCAGGGGGCCGACGTGATCGACTTCCTCAAGCAGCGCCAGCAGCGGCAGGCCGACGCCCGGAGCCGGATCGCCGGGGCGCTGACCGAGTACGACGTCGTCGCCGTCGATACCCTCATCGGCGACATCGTCCCGCCCGAGGACCTGATGAAGACCCTCACCGACCGGAAGATCGCCGAGCAGGAGACGGTGACCTACCAGACCCAGAAAGTCGCCGAGGACAACCGCATGGCCTTCCAGCAGGCGAAGTCCCTCGCCGACACCCAGGCCCGCGTCGTCGACGCCGAGCGGAGCGTCAGCATCGCCGACTTCGCGGCGAAGGCCGCCGTGAAGAAGGCGAGCGGCGAGGCCGACGCGAAGAAGATCAACGCCGCCGCCGACGCCGAGGTCCTGAGCCTCGTCGGCGACGCCGAAGGCCGGAAGATCACCGCCGTCGGCACCGCCGAAGCCGAGGTCATCCGGCTGAAGACCGAGGCCGTCGGCCAGGGCAACTACGCCACCATCGAGATCGGAAAGGCGCTCGCCGCCTCCGGAATGCCCCTCGTCCCCCACATCACCGTCGCCGGCGGCGGAGAAAAGGGAGAAGGCGGCTCCCTGGTCAGCGTCCTCCTGGCGAACCTGATCGCCAAGGATCACCCCGCACAGCCCCGCGTAATACCGCCAGCACCGTCCGCCTAG
- a CDS encoding RodZ domain-containing protein, whose amino-acid sequence MKSVGTQLREARHARGWTPKAAAKATKIKEQQILLLEGEEYGKFPAPAYVRGFVRIYAKTLGLNEAKVLHELDKVLAIEGEEVYLASSPVHCIPVEPRWKKLLSPRGLALLFALSVIAVVITFLSIRLTQVMPDVRHKIEAAQVAHNQATEKSEKADKGDKKEKEKDEIPVAKAVAVESEPPVAKAVAVSPAPSPDSEPVAVAKAVPVEGGASAQPSATGSAPVVAAPAAADNLVIKATDDCYVRVLLTEGGQSKELFSAVMKAGAEQHFSGQKFQLRLANPSAITAIFNGESYHSDARSQGDFSMPPGN is encoded by the coding sequence ATGAAAAGTGTAGGCACTCAATTGCGCGAGGCGCGTCATGCCCGGGGATGGACCCCGAAGGCCGCCGCCAAGGCGACGAAGATCAAGGAGCAGCAGATCCTTCTCCTTGAAGGAGAGGAGTACGGGAAATTTCCCGCCCCCGCCTATGTCCGCGGCTTCGTCCGGATCTATGCCAAGACCCTCGGCCTGAACGAGGCCAAGGTGTTGCACGAGCTCGACAAGGTCCTCGCCATCGAGGGGGAGGAGGTTTACCTGGCTTCCTCGCCGGTCCATTGCATCCCGGTCGAGCCCCGCTGGAAGAAGCTCCTCTCGCCGCGCGGCCTCGCCCTTCTCTTCGCCCTCTCGGTGATCGCCGTCGTCATCACCTTCCTCTCGATCCGCCTCACCCAGGTCATGCCCGACGTCCGGCACAAGATCGAGGCCGCCCAGGTGGCCCACAACCAGGCGACGGAAAAGAGCGAGAAGGCCGATAAGGGGGACAAGAAGGAAAAGGAGAAGGATGAGATCCCCGTCGCCAAGGCCGTCGCGGTCGAGTCGGAGCCCCCGGTGGCGAAGGCCGTCGCGGTGAGTCCCGCGCCCTCTCCCGATTCGGAGCCCGTCGCCGTCGCCAAGGCCGTTCCCGTCGAGGGCGGGGCTTCCGCCCAGCCGTCGGCGACCGGGTCGGCCCCCGTCGTCGCCGCCCCCGCCGCCGCCGACAACCTCGTCATCAAGGCGACCGACGATTGCTACGTCCGCGTGCTGCTGACCGAGGGGGGGCAGAGCAAGGAACTCTTCTCCGCCGTGATGAAGGCGGGGGCGGAGCAGCACTTCAGCGGCCAGAAATTCCAGCTGCGGCTCGCCAATCCGTCGGCGATCACGGCGATCTTCAACGGGGAGAGCTACCACAGCGACGCCCGTTCCCAGGGCGATTTCTCGATGCCCCCCGGAAACTAG